A genome region from Labilibaculum antarcticum includes the following:
- a CDS encoding LysO family transporter — protein MLQDIIIVLAIMILGIGIGLFIGNRPKIIKIVGALTSFSIFLLLFLLGIGVGTNEKIISNLHTIGIQALVLTLGAVLGSLICAWATYKFFFQTKKSE, from the coding sequence ATGCTACAAGATATCATCATCGTACTAGCTATTATGATTTTAGGAATAGGCATTGGCCTATTTATTGGAAATAGACCTAAAATAATAAAAATAGTAGGTGCTTTAACATCATTCTCTATCTTCCTTCTACTCTTCCTTCTTGGAATAGGTGTTGGTACCAATGAGAAAATAATCAGTAATCTACATACGATCGGAATACAAGCATTAGTCCTTACTCTTGGAGCAGTTCTGGGATCTTTAATTTGCGCTTGGGCTACATACAAATTTTTCTTTCAAACAAAGAAATCAGAATAA
- a CDS encoding lysine exporter LysO family protein: MKGSLIILSFFVLGLILGLAQFLPSSLLKGDFSIYALYLLMFLVGIGIGTDRDSWKVIREVNIKIVLVPLSVIVGSLIGVSAVSVLLSDINFGEAMAVGAGFGYYSLSSVIITEFHSETLGVIALLSNIIREVLTLLATPLFVRYFGKLAGIASGGATAMDTTMPIIVQYSGKEYAIIAVFSGIVLTILVPIIVPLILQFL; encoded by the coding sequence ATGAAAGGCAGTTTAATCATTCTCAGTTTTTTTGTTCTTGGGCTAATTCTTGGACTAGCACAATTTTTACCTAGCTCGCTATTAAAAGGAGACTTTAGTATATATGCACTCTACCTACTCATGTTCTTAGTCGGAATTGGTATTGGAACCGACCGTGATTCTTGGAAAGTTATTAGAGAAGTCAATATTAAAATTGTACTTGTTCCATTATCAGTAATAGTAGGGTCTCTAATTGGCGTATCAGCCGTATCTGTTCTATTATCAGACATCAACTTTGGTGAGGCAATGGCTGTTGGTGCGGGCTTTGGTTATTACAGTCTATCATCAGTTATAATTACTGAATTTCATAGCGAAACATTAGGCGTGATCGCCTTACTCTCAAATATCATCCGAGAAGTATTAACACTTCTTGCAACGCCTCTATTTGTTCGATATTTTGGTAAACTTGCTGGTATTGCATCAGGTGGTGCTACAGCTATGGATACAACCATGCCAATTATTGTGCAATATTCCGGTAAAGAATATGCAATTATTGCCGTTTTTAGTGGTATTGTCTTAACAATTTTAGTTCCAATTATAGTTCCTCTAATCCTTCAATTCTTATAA
- a CDS encoding RagB/SusD family nutrient uptake outer membrane protein: protein MNKYIYLFFICIGLSFTACDESHLEVKSPDQLTGENFWRNESDAEGGLAAAYSQLECATSYWGFAEIKFTVELFPSDLIKLGNDALNYEDWFSIFNFNSTAGNTQTTQYWNIHYKGINYANQVIEKVGDMSEEQISTVAKDKIIAEARFLRAYYHLKLLLNWEKIILRDDYPKGLSSIDKGVSERSECWDFIIADFEAAATKLSESNSTDNIGRATKWTALGYLGKANLYYASENADATKYTAAKTAFTSVITSGNYSLESSFISMFNGINQNSDEVLFELQLTSNTDNGAFFKFPYHRWLKPAGMGGWDEIAGSDFLLQEFKKEGKTATDGRFDHRLYETLFFEDDYFNDIANPRIYGKTFNSWWDESGTPRNKTGFRKYLPETLEELNTNSIGNNIPLLRYADVLLMYAETLNELNETSAAIPYINAVRARAGMPAMTGSSKTDVTNQIEHERVCELAMEGSRFHDLRRWGKLNSTMTDHGRIGVSDTSHFFPIPESEINSNNAID, encoded by the coding sequence ATGAACAAATATATATACTTATTCTTCATTTGCATTGGATTGAGTTTCACTGCTTGCGATGAAAGCCATCTAGAAGTAAAGTCTCCTGATCAACTAACTGGAGAAAATTTTTGGAGAAACGAAAGTGATGCTGAAGGAGGACTTGCAGCCGCTTATTCTCAACTTGAATGTGCGACCAGCTATTGGGGCTTTGCCGAAATTAAATTCACGGTAGAATTATTCCCTTCAGATTTGATTAAACTAGGTAATGATGCCTTAAACTATGAAGACTGGTTCTCTATTTTCAACTTTAACTCTACTGCCGGTAATACACAAACGACACAATATTGGAACATTCACTATAAAGGTATCAACTATGCCAATCAAGTGATTGAAAAAGTAGGTGATATGAGTGAAGAGCAAATCAGTACAGTTGCTAAAGACAAAATTATTGCAGAGGCTCGCTTCTTAAGAGCATATTATCATCTTAAGCTGCTTCTAAACTGGGAGAAAATTATTCTTCGAGATGATTATCCTAAAGGCCTATCAAGTATTGATAAAGGCGTAAGTGAAAGATCTGAATGTTGGGATTTCATTATTGCAGATTTCGAAGCTGCTGCTACAAAATTATCAGAAAGTAATTCTACTGATAATATTGGTCGTGCTACGAAATGGACTGCACTAGGATATCTTGGAAAAGCTAATCTTTACTATGCTAGTGAAAATGCTGATGCTACAAAGTACACAGCAGCAAAAACAGCTTTTACATCAGTAATTACAAGTGGTAACTACAGCTTAGAATCATCATTTATTTCAATGTTCAATGGTATAAATCAGAATTCTGATGAAGTATTATTCGAATTACAATTAACATCAAATACAGATAATGGCGCATTTTTCAAATTCCCTTATCACCGTTGGTTAAAACCGGCAGGCATGGGTGGATGGGATGAAATTGCTGGTAGTGATTTTCTATTGCAAGAGTTTAAAAAAGAAGGTAAAACGGCAACAGATGGTCGATTCGATCACCGCTTATACGAAACATTATTCTTCGAAGATGACTATTTCAACGATATTGCAAATCCTCGTATTTACGGTAAAACTTTTAATTCTTGGTGGGATGAATCTGGTACTCCTCGGAATAAAACAGGATTTAGAAAATATCTACCTGAAACTTTAGAAGAACTAAATACAAATAGCATAGGTAATAATATTCCATTGCTTAGATATGCTGATGTTCTATTGATGTATGCAGAAACCCTTAATGAGCTGAATGAGACTTCTGCTGCAATCCCTTATATTAATGCTGTAAGAGCACGTGCAGGTATGCCTGCAATGACTGGTTCGTCAAAAACAGATGTAACCAATCAAATAGAGCACGAAAGAGTATGTGAGTTGGCTATGGAAGGTTCACGTTTTCATGACTTAAGACGTTGGGGTAAATTAAACTCAACAATGACTGATCATGGTAGAATAGGAGTTAGTGATACAAGCCACTTCTTCCCTATTCCTGAAAGTGAAATCAACTCAAATAACGCTATTGATTAG
- a CDS encoding alpha-N-acetylglucosaminidase, which translates to MRFVLVLFLISICILSCDNQSNDEKQASIDVLSRSIGEENLTNFELQLEPDDKTPDWFNLQKKENKIIVKGNSQIALCRGVYDYLKNECNSIISWSGSKISIPEHLPEVDRTVESPYQFRYYFNVVTHGYTTPYWDWNRWEKEIDWMAVHGINMPLIGGAHEAILARVFQKLGLSKSEMNQYFSGPAYFPWNRMGNLNGWDGPLPKSYFQKQITLTHQMLTRMETLGMSPIVHAFAGFVPKGLKRLYPNEEIRELAWGGGLPLKNNGFILSPTSPLFKEIGTLYIQEWEKEFGKGEYYLADSFNEMDAPLSKDSTKALKELAGYGASVYQSIKEANPDATWVMQGWTFPYHKDENGKLFWTPERLGALVQEVPDDKLLILDLANEYNHVFWKIDPSWKMYNGFFGKKWIYSFIPNMGGKIPLNGKLDVYASIPFDALNYENKKNLVGFGFAPEGIENNEIIYELLSDVAWKKKKFSLDNWIENYCKQRYGAYPSNMKKAYDLLNKSAYGSFTDHPMHRYQFRPYKKPEGVENHATVHISEEFREAVGAFICCSNELKDSNLYTFDAIEIVVQYLGLEVDQRLMKFLESGEQKYSSELDEIMKTLLVIDKLLATHPNYKLENWLNFSRKWGDTSQEKNYYESDAKRIVTTWGGDPVNDYSGRVWSGLIRDYYVPRWQEYYKDNSDRRKQNMREWEENWITTPGLSKIKAYDDPLKVAAKMYFKFEEERHANKK; encoded by the coding sequence ATGAGATTTGTTTTAGTATTATTTTTAATATCAATATGTATATTATCCTGTGATAATCAGAGTAATGATGAAAAACAAGCGTCAATTGACGTGTTATCTAGGAGTATTGGTGAGGAAAACCTTACCAATTTTGAGCTTCAATTAGAACCTGATGACAAAACTCCTGATTGGTTTAATTTACAAAAAAAGGAAAATAAAATTATCGTAAAAGGTAATTCACAAATAGCTCTTTGTAGAGGTGTGTACGATTATCTGAAAAATGAATGCAATAGTATAATTAGCTGGTCAGGATCTAAAATATCTATTCCAGAACATTTACCAGAAGTTGATAGAACAGTAGAAAGCCCTTACCAATTCCGATATTACTTTAATGTAGTAACGCATGGTTATACAACCCCTTACTGGGATTGGAATCGATGGGAAAAGGAAATAGATTGGATGGCTGTTCATGGAATTAATATGCCTTTAATTGGTGGCGCACATGAAGCTATTTTGGCAAGAGTTTTTCAAAAATTAGGATTATCAAAATCAGAAATGAATCAATACTTTTCTGGACCAGCATATTTCCCATGGAACAGAATGGGTAATCTAAATGGATGGGATGGTCCTTTGCCTAAATCCTATTTTCAAAAACAAATTACATTAACACACCAAATGTTAACCCGAATGGAAACCTTGGGTATGTCTCCTATAGTGCATGCCTTTGCAGGTTTTGTTCCAAAAGGACTTAAGAGATTATATCCCAATGAAGAAATCCGTGAACTTGCCTGGGGAGGCGGTTTACCTCTGAAAAACAATGGTTTTATACTTTCGCCCACTAGTCCACTTTTTAAAGAAATTGGCACTCTATACATTCAAGAATGGGAAAAAGAGTTTGGAAAAGGGGAATATTATCTAGCAGATAGTTTTAATGAAATGGATGCTCCTCTTTCAAAAGATTCAACAAAAGCATTAAAAGAACTAGCAGGATATGGAGCTTCAGTTTATCAATCGATTAAAGAAGCAAATCCCGATGCAACTTGGGTTATGCAAGGGTGGACATTCCCATACCACAAAGATGAAAATGGAAAACTATTTTGGACACCAGAAAGATTAGGTGCTTTAGTGCAAGAAGTCCCTGATGATAAACTCCTAATTCTAGATTTGGCTAATGAATACAATCATGTGTTTTGGAAGATCGATCCATCATGGAAAATGTATAACGGCTTTTTCGGAAAAAAATGGATCTATTCTTTTATACCAAACATGGGAGGCAAAATCCCTTTAAATGGTAAACTAGATGTATATGCTTCTATTCCTTTTGACGCTTTAAATTATGAGAATAAAAAGAATTTAGTAGGATTTGGATTTGCTCCTGAAGGTATTGAGAATAATGAAATTATTTATGAACTCTTATCAGATGTTGCATGGAAAAAGAAAAAATTCAGTTTAGATAATTGGATCGAAAACTACTGTAAGCAACGTTACGGAGCTTATCCTTCGAACATGAAGAAAGCATACGATTTATTGAATAAATCAGCTTATGGTAGTTTTACTGATCATCCTATGCACCGCTACCAATTTAGACCTTATAAAAAACCTGAAGGCGTCGAAAATCATGCAACAGTTCATATCTCTGAAGAATTCAGAGAAGCTGTTGGAGCCTTTATCTGTTGTTCAAACGAACTAAAAGATAGTAATCTATATACATTTGACGCAATAGAAATTGTTGTTCAATATTTAGGCTTAGAAGTGGACCAACGTTTAATGAAGTTCCTAGAATCAGGAGAACAAAAATATTCTTCTGAACTCGATGAGATTATGAAAACTCTTTTAGTTATTGATAAGTTACTCGCTACTCATCCAAATTACAAATTAGAAAACTGGTTAAATTTTTCACGTAAGTGGGGAGATACATCTCAAGAAAAAAACTATTACGAATCCGACGCAAAAAGAATTGTTACAACATGGGGAGGCGATCCTGTTAATGATTACTCTGGTAGAGTATGGAGCGGATTAATTCGAGATTACTATGTACCTAGATGGCAAGAATATTATAAAGATAATTCTGATAGAAGAAAGCAAAATATGAGAGAATGGGAAGAGAACTGGATAACAACTCCAGGTTTATCAAAAATTAAAGCTTATGATGATCCACTAAAAGTTGCAGCTAAAATGTATTTCAAATTTGAAGAAGAACGACATGCTAACAAAAAATAA
- a CDS encoding aminopeptidase P family protein — MFSKETYINRRNKLKAEVQSGILLFLGNDECGMNYADNTYHYRQDSTFLYFFGSDYAGLNAIIDIDENREIIFGDELTIDHIVWMGSQPTIKEKSEAVGIRETAPISDLKTYLDKAAVKARTIHHLPPYRPEHQIKLLDLLQIHPNLASENASLPFIQAVVNQRNYKSDEEIIQLEQAVNITGEMHLAAMRMARPGMKESEIAAAVQQVAIASGGQLSFPVIATINGQTLHNHYHGNTLKSGDMLLLDCGAENEMHYAGDMSSTFPVDKTFTTRQKEIYQIALNAHNAAIDQLKPGVKFKDVHLTACRTVAEGMKEMGFMKGDLDDAIRQGAHALFFQCGTGHMMGMDVHDMENLGEVCVGYNGEAKSTQFGLKSLRLGRELEPGFVLTIEPGIYFIPELIDLWKAEKRFNQFINYDKVEQYKDFGGCRNEEDFLITADGARLLGKPIPKNIADVERERI, encoded by the coding sequence ATGTTCTCAAAAGAAACTTACATTAACAGAAGAAATAAGCTTAAAGCAGAAGTTCAATCAGGAATCCTCCTTTTTCTTGGTAACGATGAATGTGGAATGAATTATGCCGACAATACCTATCATTATCGTCAGGATAGCACCTTTCTATATTTCTTTGGTTCGGATTATGCCGGACTAAATGCCATTATTGATATCGATGAAAATCGTGAAATTATTTTCGGCGATGAATTAACAATCGACCATATTGTTTGGATGGGTTCGCAGCCAACAATTAAGGAAAAAAGTGAAGCTGTTGGAATTAGAGAAACAGCGCCAATATCCGATTTAAAAACCTACCTCGATAAAGCCGCAGTAAAAGCAAGAACCATTCATCATCTGCCACCTTACCGACCAGAACATCAAATTAAACTACTCGATTTATTACAGATACATCCAAATCTTGCATCGGAAAACGCATCATTACCATTTATTCAGGCCGTCGTAAATCAAAGAAACTACAAGTCTGATGAAGAAATTATTCAATTAGAACAAGCTGTAAACATCACCGGAGAAATGCACCTTGCAGCCATGCGAATGGCTCGCCCGGGAATGAAGGAATCGGAAATTGCTGCAGCAGTGCAACAAGTTGCAATTGCTTCGGGCGGGCAATTATCATTTCCAGTAATCGCAACAATTAACGGACAAACTCTTCACAACCATTACCACGGAAACACATTAAAAAGTGGAGATATGCTTTTACTCGATTGTGGTGCCGAAAATGAGATGCATTATGCCGGAGATATGTCGAGCACTTTCCCGGTAGATAAAACTTTTACAACCCGCCAAAAAGAAATTTACCAAATTGCTTTAAATGCTCATAATGCGGCAATTGATCAGTTGAAACCTGGTGTGAAATTCAAAGATGTACATCTTACTGCTTGTCGAACTGTTGCCGAAGGAATGAAAGAAATGGGTTTCATGAAAGGTGACCTTGACGATGCAATCCGACAAGGTGCTCATGCTTTATTTTTCCAATGCGGAACTGGTCATATGATGGGAATGGATGTTCATGACATGGAAAATTTAGGTGAGGTTTGTGTTGGGTACAATGGCGAAGCCAAAAGCACTCAATTTGGATTAAAATCCTTGCGATTGGGCAGGGAACTTGAACCGGGATTTGTGTTGACGATTGAACCGGGAATCTATTTTATTCCTGAACTGATAGACCTATGGAAAGCGGAAAAACGATTCAATCAATTCATCAACTACGATAAAGTTGAGCAATACAAAGATTTTGGTGGTTGCCGAAACGAAGAAGACTTCTTGATTACTGCTGATGGTGCACGCTTACTAGGAAAACCAATTCCTAAAAACATTGCTGATGTGGAAAGAGAACGAATTTAA
- a CDS encoding alpha-amylase family protein: MKDINILFLLLVISHISLAQQNRNLLIENNQVQVEIQLQNKQLYSENFSIKNDTSNGTINFDGNFSFEIVWTDWLAPGMSNNAENPAILTKNDFEFTHSKKSNITNGLHQLETYYKGKNQHLQLIITYLIEPDKHYYKRKIAIRDTLYKKHLLHKINAFHSEVTITDSVKILNKGGFGQPVALQFSKNGLFYGLESPISRNTFEQKGKNKYHFNCAKYSGKKITNNWLESDWVIFGLSPDIYVKKHFMNYINDIKVAIDRPYLLYNSWYDLRGDHYPVGSYVKELQAIDYMNEKNVLRLYDAFQENFTKKYDIQLDAFVLDDGWDVYESAWELNKKEFPNGLSPIIKKFHQNNIDLGIWFGPTGGYSARMKRINWYRKNGYEVVGTEKKWGGAQLCLAGKNYSSVFKKRTSDFAEKGISYFKLDGIQFSCSEPDHGHPIGLYSQVAILDTLISTLENTRKLNSNVYHSVTSGTWLSPWWLKYANQIWMQGEDYGYADVPSYNSRDAAITYRDLILYKDLKSNNFWFPVSNMMTHGIIKGKLENLHVEEPLDKFSDNAILYFARGISMFELYTSPDIMSEAEWKIIAKSYKWATKNFDVLMNTEMIGGNPEKKEAYAYLHLKGNKGVIAARNPFIKKQNLEVEISVANGIDTTAKDLVIEKVYPYRFVYPDLYKHGDKISLPIDAYETAIYEIYPLQECNEPLIAGAIFNSNLNDDGSWTINYQATSIAPKLLNKASIKKISLGTKELDSNQLPTSFEEHTPVVSRFSSKRKGTKLTVDIDINSNQCDIKLGFLLISETDKKLKLPLIDFKKNNKEIKSNFNGKLVDENFKMPRLTSGWYTIELGSSKNHIDLDMKTDWNGTINIWSMSIEQNKFETIKLETNALKKERTLPHCIFESGEIKRNTKLGVIKY; the protein is encoded by the coding sequence ATGAAAGATATTAACATCTTATTTCTTCTATTAGTAATAAGTCATATTAGTTTAGCACAACAAAATCGAAATCTACTTATCGAAAATAATCAAGTTCAAGTAGAGATTCAACTACAAAACAAACAATTGTATTCAGAAAATTTTAGCATAAAAAATGACACATCTAATGGCACAATTAATTTTGATGGTAATTTTTCATTTGAGATTGTTTGGACTGATTGGTTAGCTCCAGGAATGAGTAATAATGCTGAAAACCCAGCAATTCTTACAAAGAACGATTTCGAATTTACACATTCAAAGAAATCAAATATAACAAATGGTCTTCATCAACTTGAAACATATTACAAAGGAAAAAACCAACATTTACAATTGATAATCACCTATTTGATAGAACCCGACAAACATTATTACAAACGGAAAATTGCCATAAGAGATACATTGTACAAAAAACATTTATTGCACAAAATAAATGCTTTTCATTCTGAAGTTACCATAACAGATTCAGTTAAAATTCTAAATAAAGGAGGTTTTGGTCAACCTGTTGCTTTGCAGTTTTCTAAGAATGGACTTTTTTATGGTTTAGAATCACCAATATCTAGAAATACATTTGAACAAAAAGGAAAAAATAAATATCATTTCAACTGTGCCAAATATTCAGGTAAAAAAATAACAAACAATTGGCTTGAAAGTGATTGGGTTATATTTGGTCTTAGCCCCGATATTTATGTAAAAAAACACTTCATGAATTATATTAATGATATTAAAGTGGCTATTGATAGACCATATTTATTATATAATTCATGGTATGATTTGAGAGGAGACCATTACCCTGTAGGTAGTTATGTGAAAGAACTACAAGCTATAGATTATATGAATGAAAAAAATGTTTTACGTTTATATGATGCTTTTCAAGAGAATTTCACCAAAAAATATGATATCCAATTAGATGCATTTGTATTAGATGATGGCTGGGATGTATATGAAAGTGCGTGGGAATTAAACAAGAAGGAGTTTCCCAATGGCTTATCACCAATTATTAAGAAATTCCATCAGAATAATATTGATTTAGGTATTTGGTTTGGTCCCACAGGAGGATATTCTGCACGTATGAAGAGAATAAATTGGTATCGTAAGAATGGATATGAAGTAGTTGGCACAGAAAAAAAATGGGGAGGAGCTCAATTATGTCTTGCAGGTAAAAACTACAGTTCTGTTTTTAAAAAACGTACCAGCGATTTTGCTGAGAAAGGAATCTCATATTTTAAATTAGATGGAATCCAATTTTCTTGTAGTGAACCTGATCATGGTCATCCAATTGGATTATATTCACAAGTTGCTATTTTAGATACTTTGATCTCGACACTTGAAAATACCCGAAAATTAAATTCTAATGTTTACCATAGTGTAACATCTGGAACCTGGCTAAGTCCTTGGTGGTTAAAATATGCCAATCAAATATGGATGCAAGGTGAAGATTACGGATATGCTGATGTGCCCTCTTATAATTCAAGAGATGCAGCCATAACCTACCGTGATTTGATTTTATATAAGGATCTTAAATCGAATAATTTCTGGTTTCCAGTAAGTAACATGATGACCCATGGTATTATTAAAGGGAAGTTAGAAAATTTGCACGTAGAAGAGCCATTAGACAAATTTTCTGACAATGCTATATTATATTTTGCTCGTGGTATTTCTATGTTCGAACTGTACACCAGTCCCGATATTATGTCAGAAGCTGAATGGAAAATTATTGCCAAATCATATAAATGGGCAACCAAAAACTTCGATGTTCTTATGAACACCGAGATGATAGGCGGAAACCCCGAAAAGAAAGAGGCCTATGCTTATTTACACTTGAAAGGAAACAAAGGGGTTATTGCTGCACGAAACCCCTTCATTAAGAAACAAAATTTAGAAGTGGAAATTTCGGTGGCAAATGGGATCGATACTACAGCCAAAGATTTAGTGATTGAAAAAGTTTATCCATACCGCTTTGTATATCCCGATTTATATAAACATGGTGATAAAATAAGCTTGCCTATTGATGCTTACGAAACAGCGATATATGAAATTTATCCACTCCAAGAATGCAATGAACCTTTAATTGCTGGAGCGATCTTTAATTCAAACTTAAATGATGATGGGAGTTGGACTATCAACTATCAAGCTACATCGATAGCTCCAAAACTATTAAACAAAGCTAGTATTAAAAAAATTAGCCTCGGAACAAAAGAATTAGATTCAAATCAACTTCCTACTTCTTTCGAAGAACACACTCCAGTAGTAAGTCGTTTTTCTAGTAAAAGAAAAGGAACAAAACTAACTGTGGATATTGACATAAATAGCAATCAGTGTGATATAAAGTTAGGCTTTCTGTTAATTTCGGAAACTGATAAGAAGTTGAAATTACCTTTAATAGATTTTAAGAAGAATAATAAAGAAATAAAATCAAATTTTAATGGGAAGCTTGTTGATGAAAATTTCAAAATGCCAAGACTTACATCAGGATGGTACACAATAGAACTTGGTTCTAGTAAAAATCATATAGACCTTGATATGAAAACAGATTGGAATGGAACGATAAATATTTGGTCAATGAGTATAGAACAGAATAAATTCGAAACAATTAAGCTTGAAACAAATGCTCTTAAAAAGGAAAGGACTCTACCCCATTGTATATTTGAATCTGGAGAAATAAAAAGAAATACAAAACTTGGTGTGATTAAATATTAA
- a CDS encoding S28 family serine protease produces MKIKYITNLLLAFLLVGSVSCIQTKDLESRLKELPCVALEKIQGDTTFAAYYEMWFTQPIDHENPGLGTFKQRVLLGHHALDRPMLVEIQGYNIWTEKAGELSKLLDANQLTIEHRYFNNSRPDSLDWKYLNIKQAAADQHAVIQALKTIYKNKWISTGISKGGQTTIYHRYFYPNDVDVSIAYVAPLNLEREDKRIHEHLAKVGSEESRIKVKDFQVACFENRKELLPLLKEHAEKNKYQFPMGFEKALDLNILEYSFAFWQWGNTNCDEIPDSNAGANDLFSHLIKTSPFNFFDSAGIIQQQPFFYQALTEIGMYSYEVAPFKKYVNYDKDLTFDFTLPEGVDGTFNQKSMLAVNKWLQTDADKILFIYGEYDTWSATQVHLKDNLKCRKFIRPEGSHGTRIRNFSPEKQAKIVQTLEAWLEIEINEESLLQK; encoded by the coding sequence ATGAAAATAAAATACATCACAAACCTATTGCTTGCATTTCTTTTGGTAGGCAGCGTATCTTGCATACAAACAAAAGATCTTGAAAGCAGGTTAAAAGAATTGCCTTGTGTTGCTTTAGAAAAGATACAAGGAGATACAACTTTCGCAGCCTACTACGAAATGTGGTTTACACAACCAATAGATCATGAAAATCCTGGATTGGGTACTTTTAAACAAAGAGTCTTATTAGGTCATCATGCTCTTGACCGACCTATGCTTGTTGAAATTCAAGGTTATAATATCTGGACTGAAAAGGCTGGAGAATTAAGTAAATTACTGGATGCCAACCAGCTTACCATCGAGCATCGCTACTTTAACAATTCACGTCCTGATAGTCTGGACTGGAAATACCTGAATATAAAACAAGCTGCTGCCGATCAGCATGCTGTAATTCAAGCCTTAAAAACCATTTACAAGAACAAATGGATATCAACAGGAATAAGCAAAGGCGGACAAACAACAATCTATCACAGATATTTTTATCCAAATGATGTTGATGTAAGTATTGCCTATGTTGCACCATTGAATCTGGAACGTGAAGACAAAAGAATACACGAGCATTTAGCAAAAGTCGGAAGTGAAGAATCACGTATCAAAGTAAAAGATTTTCAGGTGGCTTGTTTCGAAAATCGAAAAGAACTATTGCCACTTTTAAAAGAGCATGCGGAAAAAAACAAATATCAATTTCCCATGGGATTTGAAAAAGCATTGGATTTAAACATTCTGGAATACTCCTTCGCTTTTTGGCAGTGGGGAAATACGAATTGTGATGAAATCCCAGACTCAAATGCGGGAGCAAACGACTTATTCTCACACTTAATCAAAACGTCTCCATTTAATTTTTTCGATAGTGCAGGAATTATACAGCAACAGCCTTTTTTCTATCAGGCATTAACTGAAATTGGGATGTACAGCTACGAAGTAGCTCCTTTTAAAAAATACGTTAATTACGATAAAGACCTGACTTTCGACTTCACTCTTCCCGAAGGTGTTGATGGAACATTTAACCAAAAAAGTATGCTGGCTGTGAATAAATGGTTGCAAACAGATGCAGACAAAATACTTTTTATTTATGGGGAATATGATACCTGGTCGGCAACTCAAGTTCATCTAAAAGACAATTTAAAATGCCGAAAATTCATTCGTCCTGAAGGTTCTCACGGTACAAGAATAAGAAATTTCAGTCCGGAAAAACAAGCTAAAATTGTACAGACGCTGGAAGCTTGGCTAGAAATAGAAATTAATGAGGAATCTTTATTACAGAAATAA